A window from Cinclus cinclus chromosome 4, bCinCin1.1, whole genome shotgun sequence encodes these proteins:
- the DEPDC4 gene encoding DEP domain-containing protein 4 — MAGYLTPRFRRIRSRSELQPRRGSGRRRGCDGPFQATQLWNSIIHALHNQVEIKRRRQHLKTYRNCFTGSNAVDVVLSHLMQSMYLSCNDISRLKGVRVCQALMDHKVFEPVGAKLYLFKHGKETEFEDTDTSLYRFVNSSLDPLLPRKNKDSESLSPEQICQQKTKICFNRTTCDTTLSNPLALEAADKKRVEELLGSIYVHTSLPPKIMVNEPTRLLSKGVIEDVWKQQTLLRLLQLIDVPLLEDILVSSVKTKSDSFGKEEDMVISNTFLDREVMCSLNLPELDRWLYAAIECLEYFPDQFLVMVSQQLPQSTNNPSSLNTCKKILFDVIMKYYSQKKESLLATQDFDIHSGIIELIEKGKTHQALEALQLYLKLLAPNISDELHRLLTFLAIASESEGYRLQKQFENRFVIIKTCTKFILQNRTLSKPQAELLTQFLIDNHLELFKAPLTLLELTSRRLQSLIEGQDPDMNSGFTFCQHITTKEYEDQKQQTNQYLLALIHDMDNDPTIPLKQKKKLIKEFRKYHSFVYCTGCKTTCEFCTPNG; from the exons ATGGCGGGGTATTTGACTCCGCGCTTCAGGAGGATCCGCAGCCGGAGCGAGTTGCAGCCGCGGCGGGGGAGCGGGCGGCGCCGAG GCTGTGATGGTCCTTTTCAAGCAACTCAGCTGTGGAATAGCATTATACATGCCCTTCACAATCAAGTGGAAATCAAAAGACGTAGGCAACACCTGAAAACATACAGAAACTGTTTCACTGGCTCCAATGCTGTTGATGTGGTACTGAGCCATCTCATGCAAAGCATGTACCTAAGCTGCAATGATATTTCTCGACTGAAGGGGGTCCGTGTATGCCAAGCGTTGATGGATCACAAAGTGTTCGAGCCAGTTGGAGCCAAGCTTTACTTATTCAAGCATGGGAAAGAAACAGAGTTTGAAGACACAGACACTAGTCTCTACAGATTTGTAAATAGCAGTCTTGATCCTCTTCTTCCAAGAAAGAATAAGGACAGTGAAAGTTTATCTCCTGAGCAAATCTgccaacagaaaacaaaaatatgtttcaa CAGAACAACATGTGACACAACACTTTCAAACCCCTTAGCATTGGAAGCAGCTGATAAAAAGAGGGTTGAGGAGCTTCTTGGATCAATATATGTTCATACGTCTTTACCTCCAAAGATCATGGTTAATGAACCAACTCGCCTGCTCTCAAAAGGAG TAATAGAAGATGTCTGGAAACAACAAACTCTGCTACGACTGCTGCAGTTAATTGATGTTCCCCTTCTAGAAGATATCTTGGTGTCTTCAGTGAAGACAAAATCAGACAGTTTTGGCAAAGAAGAAGACATGGTTATCTCAAATACTTTCCTGGACAGAGAGGTTATGTGTAGCTTAAACTTGCCCGA GCTTGACAGATGGCTCTATGCTGCAATTGAATGCTTGGAGTATTTTCCTGACCAATTCCTAGTGATGGTTAGTCAGCAGCTACCTCAAAGCACTAACAACCCCAGCAGTCTGAATACATGCAAGAAGATTCTTTTTGATGTTATAATGAAGTATTATAGTCAAAAGAAGGAGTCTCTTCTTGCCACTCAGGATTTTGATATTCATTCAGGAATTATAGAACTTATAG aaaaaggaaaaacacatcAAGCTCTAGAGGCATTACAACTTTATTTAAAGTTATTAGCACCAAATATTAGTGATGAACTTCACAGGCTCCTTACATTCCTGGCCATTGCATCAGAATCTGAGGGCTACAGATTGCAAAAACAA TTTGAGAACAGATTTGTGATCATCAAGACTTGTACAAAGTTCATCTTACAAAATAGGACACTGTCAAAaccacaggcagagctgctgactCAGTTTCTGATTGATAATCACTTGGAGCTCTTCAAG GCTCCTTTAACTCTTCTGGAACTAACAAGTAGGAGACTTCAGAGTTTGATAGAAGGGCAAGATCCAGATATGAATTCAG GCTTCACCTTCTGTCAGCACATTACAACTAAAGAATATGAAGATCAAAAGCAGCAAACCAATCAGTACCTTCTAGCACTGATTCACGACATGGACAATGACCCTACTATTCCtttgaaacaaaagaagaaattaatcaaaGAATTCCGAAAATACCATTCTTTTGTCTACTGTACTGGTTGTAAAACTACATGTGAATTTTGTACTCCAAATGGTTAG
- the ACTR6 gene encoding actin-related protein 6 isoform X2, translated as MATLVLDNGAYNAKIGYSHANVSVIPNCQFRSKTARLKTFTANQLDEIKDPSGLFYILPFQKVDFVDTNIIITEPYFNFTSIQESMNEILFEEYQFQAVLRVNAGALSAHRYFRDNPSELCCIIVDSGYSFTHIVPYCRSKKKKEAIIRINVGGKLLTNHLKEIISYRQLHVMDETHVINQVKEDVCYVSQDFYKDMDIAKLKGEENTVMVDYVLPDFSTIKKGFCKPREEMVLSGKYKTGEQILRLTNERFAVPEILFHPSDIGIQEMGIPEAIVYSIQNLPEEMQPHFFKNIVLTGGNTLFPGFRDRVYSEVRCLTPTDYDVSVVLPENPITYSWEGGKLISENDDFEDMIVTREDYEEHGHNICEEKFDI; from the exons ATGGCGACGCTGGTGCTGGATAACGGCGCCTACAACGCCAAGATCGGCTACAGCCACGCGAACGTCAG TGTTATTCCCAACTGTCAGTTCAGGTCAAAGACTGCACGCTTGAAAACCTTTACGGCAAATCAACTGGATGAAATTAAGGATCCCTCTGGTCTTTTCTATATTCTTCCCTTTCAGAAA GTGGATTTTGTAGATACCAATATTATTATCACTGAACCTTATTTTAACTTCACTTCAATACAAGAATCTATGAATGAAATTCTATTTGAAGAATATCAATTTCAAGCAGTTCTTAGAGTAAATG CTGGAGCTCTTAGTGCACACAGGTATTTCCGAGATAATCCATCTGAGCTGTGTTGTATCATCGTGGATAGCGGGTACTCTTTTACCCACATTGTACCTTATTgcagaagtaaaaagaaaaaagaggcaATCATCAG GATTAATGTTGGAGGGAAACTCTTAACAAACCATCTGAAGGAGATCATCTCTTACAG GCAGCTACATGTTATGGATGAAACCCATGTAATTAATCAAGTGAAAGAAGATGTGTGTTATGTTTCTCAAGACTTTTACAAAGACATGGACATTGCCAA AttgaaaggagaggaaaatacTGTAATGGTAGATTATGTTTTGCCAGACTTCAGCACAATCAAGAAAGGGTTTTGTAAG CCAAGGGAAGAGATGGTGTTAAGTGGAAAATACAAGACTGGTGAACAAATACTTCGTCTTACAAATGAAAGATTTGCAGTTCCAGAAATACTTTTCCACCCTTCAGATATTGGCATTCAAGAGATGGGAATTCCTGAAGCCATTGTTTATTCTATTCAGAATTTACCTGAAG aaatgcaGCCTCATTTCTTTAAGAACATAGTTCTGACTGGGGGAAACACCCTTTTTCCAGGCTTCAGAGATCGGGTTTATTCTGAAGTTCGATGTCTTACTCCAACTGACTACGATGTTTCTGTTGTTCTTCCTGAAAA CCCTATTACTTATTCTTGGGAAGGTGGGAAGCTCATTTCTGAAAATGATGATTTTGAAGACATGATAGTAACTAGAGAAGACTATGAAGAACATGGACACAATATCTGTGAAGAGAAATTTGATATATAG
- the ACTR6 gene encoding actin-related protein 6 isoform X1: MATLVLDNGAYNAKIGYSHANVSVIPNCQFRSKTARLKTFTANQLDEIKDPSGLFYILPFQKGYLVNWDVQRQVWDYLFGKEMYQVDFVDTNIIITEPYFNFTSIQESMNEILFEEYQFQAVLRVNAGALSAHRYFRDNPSELCCIIVDSGYSFTHIVPYCRSKKKKEAIIRINVGGKLLTNHLKEIISYRQLHVMDETHVINQVKEDVCYVSQDFYKDMDIAKLKGEENTVMVDYVLPDFSTIKKGFCKPREEMVLSGKYKTGEQILRLTNERFAVPEILFHPSDIGIQEMGIPEAIVYSIQNLPEEMQPHFFKNIVLTGGNTLFPGFRDRVYSEVRCLTPTDYDVSVVLPENPITYSWEGGKLISENDDFEDMIVTREDYEEHGHNICEEKFDI, encoded by the exons ATGGCGACGCTGGTGCTGGATAACGGCGCCTACAACGCCAAGATCGGCTACAGCCACGCGAACGTCAG TGTTATTCCCAACTGTCAGTTCAGGTCAAAGACTGCACGCTTGAAAACCTTTACGGCAAATCAACTGGATGAAATTAAGGATCCCTCTGGTCTTTTCTATATTCTTCCCTTTCAGAAA GGTTATTTGGTGAACTGGGATGTTCAGAGACAGGTTTGGGATTATctctttggaaaagaaatgtatcAA GTGGATTTTGTAGATACCAATATTATTATCACTGAACCTTATTTTAACTTCACTTCAATACAAGAATCTATGAATGAAATTCTATTTGAAGAATATCAATTTCAAGCAGTTCTTAGAGTAAATG CTGGAGCTCTTAGTGCACACAGGTATTTCCGAGATAATCCATCTGAGCTGTGTTGTATCATCGTGGATAGCGGGTACTCTTTTACCCACATTGTACCTTATTgcagaagtaaaaagaaaaaagaggcaATCATCAG GATTAATGTTGGAGGGAAACTCTTAACAAACCATCTGAAGGAGATCATCTCTTACAG GCAGCTACATGTTATGGATGAAACCCATGTAATTAATCAAGTGAAAGAAGATGTGTGTTATGTTTCTCAAGACTTTTACAAAGACATGGACATTGCCAA AttgaaaggagaggaaaatacTGTAATGGTAGATTATGTTTTGCCAGACTTCAGCACAATCAAGAAAGGGTTTTGTAAG CCAAGGGAAGAGATGGTGTTAAGTGGAAAATACAAGACTGGTGAACAAATACTTCGTCTTACAAATGAAAGATTTGCAGTTCCAGAAATACTTTTCCACCCTTCAGATATTGGCATTCAAGAGATGGGAATTCCTGAAGCCATTGTTTATTCTATTCAGAATTTACCTGAAG aaatgcaGCCTCATTTCTTTAAGAACATAGTTCTGACTGGGGGAAACACCCTTTTTCCAGGCTTCAGAGATCGGGTTTATTCTGAAGTTCGATGTCTTACTCCAACTGACTACGATGTTTCTGTTGTTCTTCCTGAAAA CCCTATTACTTATTCTTGGGAAGGTGGGAAGCTCATTTCTGAAAATGATGATTTTGAAGACATGATAGTAACTAGAGAAGACTATGAAGAACATGGACACAATATCTGTGAAGAGAAATTTGATATATAG